From a region of the Tenggerimyces flavus genome:
- a CDS encoding LysE family translocator, translating to MGVGELAAFAAINLVITMVPGIDTALVMRNSVKYGTRYGVLTALGTSTGQIIQASAAALGLSAILLQSALAFEIVKYLGAAYLVVLGVLALLASRKKRGAPAASEAEDEAPVVAPSAVRVVGLGVLTSLTNPKVALFWLSILPQFADVGGGPTAMLPQALLLGLISFANGALWMSLVATLIGRVAAFLRRPRVRRIQERVIGGIFIGLGVRLAVEKAP from the coding sequence ATGGGAGTAGGTGAGCTCGCCGCGTTCGCCGCGATCAACCTCGTCATCACGATGGTGCCGGGCATCGACACCGCGCTGGTGATGCGCAACTCGGTCAAGTACGGCACGCGGTACGGCGTGCTCACCGCCCTCGGAACGTCGACGGGGCAGATCATCCAGGCCTCCGCCGCGGCGCTCGGGCTGTCGGCGATCCTGCTCCAGTCGGCACTGGCGTTCGAGATCGTGAAGTACCTCGGCGCCGCGTACCTCGTCGTCCTCGGCGTGCTCGCGCTCCTCGCTTCGCGGAAGAAGCGGGGAGCGCCGGCCGCGTCCGAGGCGGAGGACGAGGCGCCTGTGGTCGCGCCGTCGGCAGTCCGCGTCGTCGGGTTGGGGGTACTCACCAGCCTGACGAACCCGAAGGTCGCGCTGTTCTGGCTGAGCATCCTGCCGCAGTTCGCCGACGTAGGCGGCGGGCCGACGGCCATGCTCCCCCAGGCGCTGCTGCTCGGGCTGATCAGCTTCGCCAACGGGGCTTTGTGGATGAGCCTGGTCGCGACCTTGATCGGCAGGGTCGCGGCGTTCCTCCGCCGCCCGCGCGTGCGCCGGATCCAGGAACGCGTCATCGGGGGGATCTTCATCGGTCTCGGGGTCCGCCTCGCGGTGGAGAAGGCGCCCTAA
- a CDS encoding dihydrofolate reductase family protein → MSLARVHNFAISLDGFGTGFGQSKELHFGHAGDRLHQWMFGTQSWQRTSGSRGVDNVFVRDTDVKIGAEIMGAGKWGHPGWEDDPDWKGAWGPNPPFHTPVFVLTRHQREPIEMEGGTTFHFLDTTPAEALETARKAADGKDVRIGGGATVIRAFLAAGLIDHMHLVVVPILLGRGVRLWGEDIEGIEKDYVIESTPSPSGVTHVTFTRKA, encoded by the coding sequence ATGTCGCTCGCACGCGTCCACAACTTCGCCATCTCCCTCGACGGCTTCGGCACCGGCTTCGGGCAGAGCAAGGAGCTCCACTTCGGCCATGCCGGCGACCGGCTGCACCAGTGGATGTTCGGCACCCAGTCCTGGCAGCGGACGAGCGGCAGTCGCGGGGTCGACAACGTCTTCGTACGCGACACCGACGTCAAGATCGGCGCGGAGATCATGGGCGCCGGCAAGTGGGGTCACCCCGGGTGGGAGGACGACCCCGACTGGAAGGGCGCGTGGGGGCCCAACCCGCCGTTCCACACCCCGGTCTTCGTCCTCACCCGCCACCAGCGCGAGCCGATCGAGATGGAGGGCGGCACGACGTTCCACTTCCTCGACACGACGCCCGCCGAGGCGCTCGAGACCGCCCGCAAGGCGGCCGACGGCAAGGACGTACGCATCGGCGGCGGAGCCACAGTGATCCGCGCGTTCCTCGCCGCCGGGCTCATCGACCACATGCACCTCGTGGTGGTCCCGATCCTGCTCGGGCGGGGCGTACGCCTGTGGGGCGAGGACATCGAGGGCATCGAGAAGGACTACGTGATCGAGTCGACACCCTCGCCCAGCGGCGTCACCCACGTGACTTTCACGCGCAAGGCCTAG
- a CDS encoding YjbQ family protein, giving the protein MRSSLVSVRTGSSERVVDLTGECERFLAGAASGGDGLLHVFVPHATAGVAIIETGAGSDSDLLAVLRDVLPPSFGWSHRHGSPGHGRDHVLPAFVAPYATLPVLGGRLELGTWQRVCLVDTNVDNPERGVRLSFLAG; this is encoded by the coding sequence ATGCGTAGCTCACTGGTGTCGGTCCGAACGGGTTCGAGCGAACGTGTCGTGGATCTCACCGGGGAGTGCGAACGGTTCCTCGCTGGCGCCGCTTCGGGTGGCGACGGGCTGCTGCACGTCTTCGTCCCGCACGCGACGGCGGGGGTGGCGATCATCGAGACGGGCGCGGGGTCGGACTCCGATCTGCTGGCGGTGTTGCGCGATGTGCTGCCGCCGTCGTTCGGCTGGTCGCACCGGCACGGGTCGCCCGGGCACGGCCGCGACCACGTGCTGCCGGCGTTCGTCGCCCCGTACGCGACGTTGCCGGTGCTGGGCGGGCGGCTGGAGCTCGGGACCTGGCAGCGGGTGTGCCTGGTGGACACGAACGTCGACAACCCCGAGCGCGGAGTGCGGCTCTCGTTCCTCGCTGGCTAG
- a CDS encoding ATP-binding protein, producing the protein MDGTRSALAEARRVAGLTQEELAERAGLSVRNISNIERGRVSRPRRASLEALATALGLDPGRRDELIAHYRRGTTMPDGVRPAQLPPARATFTGRASQLDRLDSELAAGPTIVIIDGAAGAGKTALAVRWGHRVRDRFPDGQLYVDLHGFGPTPPADPWAVLDGWIRQLGPDVDGVPSTLEASAALYRSLLAGRQLLIVLDNARSAEQVRPLLPPVPECFVVVTSRDELRGLATREGARRVSVGPLEPGEATELLARSIGADRVEREAQAAAEIAERCGWLPLAVSIVSDRAVRDHGFVSLADLAAELAEVSARLDVLDARDGDPATSVRGVCSWSYDALDADAARMFRALALHPGDDFDVLEAAALAKLDAAKTHLLLDRLTAGHLLERRTAGRWTFHDLLREYAAELAGDVDPPEVRTAAVDRLLDHYLAGIAAIPGVEDGGLESEWLGSHRTNVIAGARRAVELGRDDFAVAVSAALARHLDGGGFHNDAKLLHGYAAGTDDPVAASTAYRRLGVACDRLGQSSEALAHFRRAWELASASGDDPLALSASHNVGIAHWRLGEFDRAAKELDRCLALALEADHEQIVAAVLGTLGLVSTSVGDYPAAIEHHTRAAAMNEAMGDPVAAANDIDELGCAYRLNGQYDEAERHHLRALDLYREVGYREGEADALSNLGTARAALGAVAEAIDCQERALRLARDLGSPRIVAKALNGLAEARRRSGSAGTAVALHQQALTVLTDVSAPTETARTHNGLGCALHDLDRRPEAVEHWRTALAEYERMGSPHAPAVRQRLESGRLAWPTWE; encoded by the coding sequence ATGGATGGCACGAGGTCTGCTCTCGCCGAGGCGCGGCGGGTCGCCGGGCTCACCCAGGAAGAGCTGGCCGAACGAGCGGGGCTGAGCGTCCGCAACATCAGCAACATCGAGCGCGGCCGGGTCAGTCGGCCGCGCCGCGCGTCGCTGGAGGCGCTCGCCACGGCGCTCGGTCTCGATCCGGGCCGCCGCGACGAGCTGATCGCGCACTACCGGCGGGGTACGACGATGCCGGACGGAGTTCGCCCGGCGCAGCTGCCACCGGCCAGGGCCACGTTCACCGGCCGGGCCAGCCAGCTCGACCGGCTGGACAGCGAGCTGGCCGCCGGCCCGACGATCGTGATCATCGATGGCGCGGCGGGCGCAGGGAAGACCGCGTTGGCCGTCCGCTGGGGGCACCGGGTCCGCGACCGATTCCCCGATGGCCAGCTCTACGTCGACCTGCACGGATTCGGGCCGACACCGCCGGCCGATCCGTGGGCCGTGCTCGACGGCTGGATCCGCCAGCTGGGGCCTGACGTGGACGGCGTGCCGAGCACACTCGAGGCGAGCGCGGCGTTGTACCGCAGCCTGCTCGCCGGACGACAGCTCCTGATCGTGCTCGACAACGCGCGTTCCGCCGAGCAGGTGCGGCCGCTGCTGCCACCCGTACCCGAATGCTTCGTCGTCGTGACAAGTCGAGACGAGCTCCGCGGCTTGGCCACCCGCGAGGGCGCACGACGCGTCAGCGTCGGCCCGCTCGAACCGGGCGAGGCGACCGAACTGCTGGCCCGGTCGATCGGTGCCGACCGCGTCGAGCGCGAGGCGCAAGCCGCGGCGGAGATCGCCGAACGGTGCGGTTGGCTGCCACTGGCGGTCAGCATCGTCAGCGATCGCGCCGTCCGGGACCACGGGTTCGTGTCCCTCGCCGACCTCGCGGCCGAGCTGGCGGAGGTCTCGGCGCGGCTGGATGTGCTGGACGCGAGGGATGGCGATCCGGCGACGAGCGTGCGCGGGGTGTGCTCGTGGTCGTACGACGCGCTGGACGCGGACGCGGCGCGGATGTTCCGGGCGCTCGCGCTGCACCCAGGCGACGACTTCGACGTCCTGGAAGCGGCCGCGCTCGCGAAGCTCGACGCCGCCAAGACGCACCTGCTGCTCGACCGGCTCACCGCCGGGCACCTGCTGGAGCGGAGGACCGCGGGGCGATGGACGTTCCACGACCTCCTCCGGGAGTACGCCGCCGAGCTGGCCGGGGACGTCGACCCTCCCGAGGTCCGGACCGCGGCGGTCGACCGGCTGCTCGACCACTACCTGGCCGGGATCGCGGCGATCCCCGGCGTGGAGGACGGCGGCCTCGAGTCGGAGTGGCTCGGCTCCCACCGCACGAACGTGATCGCCGGCGCCAGGCGGGCCGTGGAGCTCGGCCGGGACGACTTCGCGGTGGCGGTGTCCGCGGCGCTGGCCCGGCACCTGGACGGAGGCGGCTTCCACAACGACGCGAAGCTCCTGCACGGCTACGCAGCGGGCACCGACGATCCCGTCGCGGCCAGCACCGCCTACCGCAGGTTGGGCGTCGCCTGCGACCGGCTCGGACAGAGCAGCGAGGCGCTCGCGCACTTCCGTCGAGCATGGGAGCTCGCGAGCGCCAGCGGCGACGATCCCCTCGCGCTGAGTGCCAGCCACAACGTCGGCATCGCGCACTGGCGGCTGGGCGAGTTCGACCGTGCGGCCAAGGAGCTGGATCGTTGCCTGGCATTGGCGCTCGAGGCGGATCACGAGCAGATCGTGGCGGCCGTGCTGGGCACCCTCGGGCTGGTCAGCACCTCGGTCGGTGACTACCCCGCCGCGATCGAGCACCACACCCGGGCGGCCGCGATGAACGAGGCGATGGGCGACCCGGTGGCGGCGGCGAACGACATCGACGAGCTCGGCTGCGCCTACCGGTTGAACGGGCAGTACGACGAGGCGGAACGGCACCATCTGCGTGCCCTGGACCTCTACCGCGAGGTCGGGTACCGGGAGGGCGAGGCCGACGCGCTGAGCAACCTCGGGACGGCCCGCGCCGCACTCGGGGCCGTCGCCGAAGCCATCGACTGCCAGGAGCGGGCGCTGCGACTGGCCCGGGACCTCGGCAGCCCGCGCATCGTCGCGAAGGCGTTGAACGGCCTCGCCGAAGCCCGCCGCCGATCCGGCTCCGCCGGCACAGCAGTCGCACTTCACCAGCAGGCGCTCACCGTGCTCACCGACGTCAGCGCACCGACCGAGACGGCACGTACGCACAACGGCCTCGGCTGCGCGCTGCATGACCTGGACCGTCGCCCGGAAGCCGTCGAGCACTGGCGCACCGCGCTGGCGGAGTACGAGCGGATGGGCAGCCCCCACGCGCCCGCCGTCCGGCAGCGTTTGGAATCAGGCCGGCTAGCCTGGCCGACATGGGAGTAG
- the aceE gene encoding pyruvate dehydrogenase (acetyl-transferring), homodimeric type, with protein sequence MASGAERRPIITDGLPTQLPDIDPDETREWIESLDAVLDERGQERARYLMLRLLERAREKQVGVPALRSTDYLNTIPPDKEPWFPGDEYVERRIRAYIRWNAAIMVSRANRKGLEVGGHIATYQSAASLYEVGYNHFFRGKDHPGGGDAVFFQGHASPGIYARAFLEDRLTEDHLNAFRQEVSHGLGGGLSSYPHPRLMPNFWEFPTVSMGLTAVDSIYQARFNRYLQNRGIKDTSDQHVWAFLGDGEMSEVESLGAIGVAAREELDNLTFIVNCNLQQLDGPVRGNGKIIQELESFFRGAGWNVIKVIWGRDWDPLLAQDVDGVLVNKMNTTPDGQFQTYSVETGAYIRENFFGADPRLRKMVEGLTDDDLRKLSRGGHDYRKVYAAFKSAREHVGQPTVILAHTIKGWTIESLEGRNATHQMKKLTKDDVKRFRDRLYLPISDKAIDENDLPPYYHPGADSDEIAYMRERRRQLGGFLPERRVRPKMLKLPGDPAYSELKRGSGKQKVATTMAFVRLLKDLMKDPEIGPRFVPIAPDEFRTFGMDSMFPTAKIYDPFGQTYEGVDRKLLLSYKQSEKGQLLHEGISEAGAMGSVLAAGTSYATHGEPMIPVYIFYSMFGFQRTGDFMWAYGDQLGRGFLIGATAGRTTLTGEGLQHADGHSQLLASTNPAAVSYDPAFGFEVAHIVKDALQRMYGATEEHPHGEDIFYYLTVYNEPISQPVEPENVDVDGILHGIHLYAPFDGEADERTPRAQLLASGVGMPWALDAQRLLYEEWGVAADVWSVTSWNELRRDAVNAERWNLLHPDEDQQVPYITAKLTGTPGPVVTVSDWMRAVPDQIARWVPNDYTSLGTDGWGLADTRPAARRYFNVDAPSVVVGTLAALARRGEVKAETVAEAVKRYQIDDPTAVRDVAQEGGDA encoded by the coding sequence GTGGCTTCCGGAGCAGAGCGTAGGCCCATCATCACAGATGGTCTCCCCACCCAGCTCCCAGACATCGATCCTGACGAGACCCGTGAGTGGATCGAATCGCTTGATGCCGTCCTCGACGAGCGCGGACAGGAACGTGCGCGCTACCTGATGCTGCGGCTGCTCGAGCGCGCCCGGGAGAAGCAGGTCGGCGTGCCCGCGTTGCGGAGCACCGACTACCTGAACACGATCCCGCCCGACAAGGAACCCTGGTTCCCCGGCGACGAGTACGTCGAGCGCCGCATCCGCGCGTACATCCGCTGGAACGCCGCGATCATGGTCTCGCGCGCCAACCGCAAGGGCCTGGAGGTCGGCGGCCACATCGCCACGTACCAGTCCGCGGCGAGCCTGTACGAGGTCGGCTACAACCACTTCTTCCGCGGCAAGGACCACCCCGGCGGCGGCGACGCGGTCTTCTTCCAGGGCCACGCCTCCCCCGGCATCTACGCCCGCGCGTTCCTCGAGGACCGGCTCACCGAGGACCACCTGAACGCGTTCCGCCAGGAGGTCTCGCACGGCCTCGGCGGCGGCCTGTCGAGCTACCCGCACCCGCGGCTGATGCCGAACTTCTGGGAGTTCCCCACGGTGTCGATGGGGCTCACCGCGGTCGACTCGATCTACCAGGCTCGGTTCAACCGCTACCTGCAGAACCGCGGCATCAAGGACACGTCCGACCAGCACGTGTGGGCGTTCCTCGGCGACGGTGAGATGAGCGAGGTCGAGTCGCTCGGCGCGATCGGTGTCGCCGCGCGCGAGGAGCTCGACAACCTCACGTTCATCGTCAACTGCAACCTGCAGCAGCTCGACGGCCCGGTCCGCGGCAACGGCAAGATCATCCAGGAGCTCGAGTCGTTCTTCCGCGGCGCGGGCTGGAACGTGATCAAGGTGATCTGGGGTCGCGACTGGGACCCGCTGCTCGCCCAGGACGTCGACGGCGTGCTCGTGAACAAGATGAACACGACGCCGGACGGCCAGTTCCAGACGTACTCCGTCGAGACCGGCGCGTACATCCGGGAGAACTTCTTCGGCGCCGACCCGCGGCTGCGCAAGATGGTCGAGGGGCTCACCGACGACGACCTGCGCAAGCTGTCGCGCGGCGGGCACGACTATCGCAAGGTGTACGCGGCGTTCAAGTCCGCGCGTGAGCACGTCGGTCAGCCGACCGTCATCCTCGCCCACACGATCAAGGGCTGGACGATCGAGTCGCTGGAGGGCCGCAACGCGACCCACCAGATGAAGAAGCTGACCAAGGACGACGTCAAGCGCTTCCGCGACCGGCTCTACCTCCCGATCTCCGACAAGGCGATCGACGAGAACGACCTGCCGCCGTACTACCACCCGGGCGCGGACTCCGACGAGATCGCGTACATGCGCGAACGTCGCCGTCAGCTCGGCGGGTTCCTGCCGGAGCGGCGAGTACGCCCGAAGATGCTCAAGCTGCCGGGCGACCCCGCGTACTCCGAGCTCAAACGCGGGTCGGGCAAGCAGAAGGTCGCGACGACGATGGCCTTCGTCCGGCTGCTCAAGGACCTGATGAAGGACCCCGAGATCGGGCCGCGGTTCGTGCCGATCGCGCCGGACGAGTTCCGTACGTTCGGCATGGACTCGATGTTCCCGACGGCCAAGATCTACGACCCGTTCGGGCAGACGTACGAGGGTGTCGACCGCAAGCTGCTGCTGTCGTACAAGCAGTCGGAGAAGGGCCAGCTGCTGCACGAGGGCATCTCCGAGGCCGGCGCGATGGGCTCGGTGCTGGCGGCGGGCACGTCGTACGCGACGCACGGCGAGCCGATGATCCCGGTCTACATCTTCTACTCGATGTTCGGGTTCCAGCGGACCGGCGACTTCATGTGGGCGTACGGCGACCAGCTGGGGCGCGGGTTCCTGATCGGCGCGACGGCAGGCCGGACGACGTTGACCGGTGAGGGCCTGCAGCACGCGGACGGGCACTCGCAGCTGCTCGCGTCGACCAACCCGGCGGCGGTGTCGTACGACCCGGCGTTCGGTTTCGAGGTCGCGCACATCGTCAAGGACGCCTTGCAGCGGATGTACGGGGCGACCGAGGAACACCCGCACGGCGAGGACATCTTCTACTACCTGACGGTCTACAACGAGCCGATCTCGCAGCCGGTCGAGCCGGAGAACGTCGATGTGGACGGGATCCTGCACGGCATCCACCTGTACGCGCCGTTCGACGGCGAAGCGGACGAGCGGACGCCGCGGGCACAGCTGCTCGCCTCGGGCGTGGGCATGCCGTGGGCGCTGGACGCGCAGCGGCTGCTGTACGAGGAGTGGGGCGTGGCGGCCGACGTGTGGTCGGTGACGTCGTGGAACGAGCTGCGGCGCGACGCGGTCAACGCCGAGCGCTGGAACCTCCTGCACCCGGACGAGGACCAGCAGGTCCCGTACATCACCGCGAAGCTGACCGGCACGCCCGGCCCGGTGGTCACGGTGTCGGACTGGATGCGGGCGGTGCCGGACCAGATCGCGCGCTGGGTTCCGAACGACTACACGTCGCTGGGCACGGACGGCTGGGGCTTAGCGGACACCCGGCCCGCGGCACGCCGGTACTTCAACGTCGACGCCCCATCCGTCGTCGTCGGCACGTTGGCGGCACTGGCCCGCCGGGGCGAGGTGAAGGCGGAGACGGTCGCCGAAGCGGTGAAGCGCTACCAGATCGACGACCCGACGGCGGTCCGCGACGTCGCCCAAGAAGGCGGCGACGCCTGA
- a CDS encoding LysR family transcriptional regulator: MLNVTRLKVLDAVARHGSVTEAAKELHYSQPSVSHHLGRLEVATGAKLVQRVGRGIRLTPEGELLAQRATEILGRLDAAAVELAARVGLRAGRVRLAGFQTVLSTLVPKAATELSQLYPGIELNLVDAHPAVGLDLLRAGKVDVALIFSHTGAPLEEEGFRLTHLLDDPLYLVSNAPDQRLEDHRDSAWVGGCEHCRAATVTACEPAGFSPRFAFFCDDTVVSQALVSAGLGVAILNGLALQAHEAPGIHATLLPDTPRKIYAATYGDPPDPPATTALLEILTAQRQASLAGA, from the coding sequence GTGCTCAACGTGACTCGCTTGAAGGTGCTGGACGCGGTTGCCCGCCATGGATCGGTGACAGAAGCGGCGAAAGAGCTGCATTACTCCCAGCCATCGGTGAGTCACCATCTCGGTCGCCTGGAGGTCGCGACCGGGGCGAAGCTCGTTCAGCGGGTGGGGCGCGGGATCCGGCTGACTCCCGAGGGGGAGCTGCTGGCGCAGCGGGCGACCGAGATCCTGGGTCGGTTGGACGCGGCCGCCGTCGAGCTGGCGGCGCGGGTGGGGCTGCGGGCGGGACGCGTACGGCTGGCGGGCTTTCAGACCGTCCTCAGCACGCTGGTGCCGAAGGCGGCCACGGAGCTGTCCCAGCTGTATCCGGGCATCGAGCTGAACCTCGTCGACGCGCACCCCGCGGTGGGCTTGGACCTGCTCCGTGCCGGCAAGGTGGACGTGGCGCTGATCTTCAGCCACACGGGCGCGCCGCTGGAGGAGGAGGGGTTTCGGCTCACGCACCTGCTGGACGACCCGCTGTACCTGGTCAGCAACGCACCGGACCAGCGACTGGAGGACCACCGCGACTCCGCCTGGGTGGGCGGCTGCGAGCACTGCCGAGCCGCCACCGTCACGGCGTGCGAGCCGGCCGGCTTCTCGCCGCGGTTCGCGTTCTTCTGCGACGACACGGTGGTGTCCCAAGCCCTGGTGTCCGCGGGGCTGGGCGTGGCGATCCTGAACGGACTGGCCCTACAGGCCCACGAGGCGCCCGGCATCCACGCCACCCTGCTGCCCGACACCCCGCGGAAGATCTACGCCGCAACCTACGGCGACCCACCCGACCCGCCGGCCACCACTGCGTTGCTCGAGATCCTGACCGCCCAGCGCCAGGCGTCGTTGGCAGGCGCCTGA
- a CDS encoding class I SAM-dependent methyltransferase — MSEHEANLEVNRSLWERLTEIHTTTGATTFYDVEGFLAGRSALTSIVRSELGPVDGLDLLHLQCHFGLDTLSWAREGARVTGVDFSAAAVAYARDLASRAGLEAAFVEADAQLLPAELDGRFDVVFASNGALCWIADLGAWFAGAARALRPGGRLVVVEIHPLSLMLDSTSPLVFGSAYLGGVAQHDQWEGTYSDGDVSLSQPSVGYPHGIGEVVTAAVRAGLKVDSLTEYVRDEMQHREGVMVGDPDGWYRLPVGGQDLPLTYGLRAHKVSA, encoded by the coding sequence ATGAGCGAGCACGAGGCGAACCTCGAGGTGAACCGGTCGTTGTGGGAGCGGCTCACCGAGATCCACACGACGACGGGTGCCACGACGTTCTACGACGTCGAGGGGTTCCTGGCAGGGCGCTCCGCGCTGACGTCGATCGTCCGGTCCGAGCTGGGACCGGTCGACGGGCTGGACCTGCTACATCTGCAGTGCCACTTCGGGCTCGACACCCTCTCGTGGGCACGGGAAGGCGCGCGGGTGACTGGCGTGGACTTCTCGGCGGCCGCGGTGGCGTACGCGCGGGATCTGGCTTCGCGGGCCGGGCTCGAGGCGGCGTTCGTCGAGGCCGATGCCCAGCTGTTGCCGGCGGAGCTGGACGGGCGGTTCGACGTGGTTTTCGCGTCGAACGGGGCGCTCTGCTGGATCGCGGACCTAGGCGCCTGGTTCGCGGGCGCGGCCCGCGCGCTGCGTCCTGGTGGACGACTCGTCGTGGTCGAGATCCACCCGTTGTCGCTCATGCTCGACTCGACCTCACCGCTGGTGTTCGGGTCGGCGTATCTCGGCGGCGTGGCGCAGCACGACCAGTGGGAGGGCACGTACTCCGACGGTGACGTGTCGCTGTCGCAGCCCTCGGTCGGCTATCCGCACGGCATCGGCGAGGTCGTCACTGCCGCGGTGCGGGCGGGTCTGAAGGTCGACAGCCTCACCGAGTACGTCCGCGACGAGATGCAGCATCGCGAAGGCGTCATGGTGGGTGACCCGGACGGCTGGTACCGCCTGCCGGTGGGCGGGCAGGACCTGCCACTGACCTACGGTCTGCGGGCTCACAAGGTCTCGGCGTAG
- a CDS encoding class I SAM-dependent methyltransferase gives MGENDLELNRSLWDQLTALHTSTTDTSMYDVEGFLADESALTSIARDEMGPVAGVDLLHLQCHFGLDTLSWAREGALVTGVDFSPAAVQYARHLAARAGLEATFVEADAQQLPAELDGRFDVVFASYGALCWIADLDAWFSGAARVLRPGGRLVVVEVHPIFLMTDSTSPVEFGTAYLGGDAQRDQWEGTYADGSASFSQASVGYPHGLGEVVTASIRAGFHVDALTEFLRDEKENRLGIMVRDDDGWYRLPMGGQDLPVTYSLRASKPS, from the coding sequence ATGGGCGAGAACGACCTCGAGCTGAACCGGTCCCTGTGGGATCAGCTCACCGCATTGCACACGAGTACGACGGATACGTCGATGTACGACGTCGAGGGCTTCCTCGCCGATGAGTCGGCGTTGACCTCGATCGCGCGCGACGAGATGGGGCCGGTCGCGGGCGTGGACCTGCTCCATCTGCAGTGCCACTTCGGGCTGGATACGCTGTCGTGGGCTCGGGAAGGCGCTCTGGTGACGGGCGTGGACTTCTCGCCCGCGGCGGTGCAGTACGCGCGGCACCTGGCCGCGCGTGCCGGGCTCGAGGCGACGTTCGTCGAGGCGGACGCGCAGCAGCTGCCCGCCGAGTTGGACGGGCGGTTCGACGTGGTGTTCGCGTCGTACGGGGCGCTGTGCTGGATCGCCGACCTGGACGCCTGGTTCAGCGGCGCGGCGCGGGTCCTGCGGCCGGGCGGGCGGCTCGTGGTCGTCGAGGTGCACCCGATCTTCCTCATGACGGACTCGACGTCGCCGGTCGAGTTCGGCACGGCGTACCTCGGCGGCGATGCGCAGCGCGACCAGTGGGAGGGCACGTACGCGGACGGCTCGGCTTCGTTCTCGCAGGCTTCGGTCGGCTATCCGCACGGTCTCGGCGAGGTCGTCACCGCGTCGATCCGCGCGGGCTTCCATGTCGACGCGCTGACGGAGTTCCTCCGCGACGAGAAGGAGAACCGGCTCGGCATCATGGTGCGCGACGACGACGGCTGGTACCGCCTGCCGATGGGCGGACAGGACCTGCCCGTGACGTACTCGCTGCGAGCCAGCAAGCCGAGCTAG
- a CDS encoding peroxiredoxin, whose protein sequence is MPGLAVGSTAPDFTLRDQHGGEVSLASLLDERPVVVVFYPFAFTGVCTRELHALRDSLPSLSAAASLVAVSCDSMFALRVFGDAEGLRFPLLSDFWPHGAVARAFGVFDAERGCALRGTFVLDRAGVVRWQVVNALADARSISELLAALGSVEG, encoded by the coding sequence GTGCCCGGTCTGGCGGTCGGATCGACCGCGCCGGACTTCACCCTTCGTGACCAGCACGGCGGCGAGGTCTCATTGGCCTCGCTTCTGGACGAACGACCAGTGGTCGTCGTCTTCTATCCGTTCGCCTTCACGGGCGTCTGCACCCGGGAGCTGCACGCCCTGCGGGACTCGCTGCCGTCTCTGTCGGCGGCGGCGTCGCTGGTGGCGGTGTCGTGCGACTCGATGTTCGCGCTGCGGGTGTTCGGGGACGCTGAGGGCCTTCGGTTTCCGTTGCTGTCGGACTTCTGGCCGCACGGTGCGGTTGCGCGCGCTTTCGGGGTCTTCGACGCCGAACGCGGCTGCGCACTGCGGGGGACGTTCGTGCTCGATCGCGCGGGCGTGGTGCGCTGGCAGGTGGTGAACGCCTTGGCCGACGCCCGCTCGATCTCCGAGCTGCTGGCCGCGTTGGGATCGGTCGAGGGCTGA